From the Plectropomus leopardus isolate mb chromosome 20, YSFRI_Pleo_2.0, whole genome shotgun sequence genome, the window TGTGATTCTATATGCTTCATGGAAATGTGTATGCCTCTAGACTTTGATTGTTTCTGATATACAAAGTGAGATTATTCAGTAGAGGCCAAGAAAAGTATATTGTGTATATAGTTTTACCAAAGGTGGCTTActtgtatataaatatatgtccTATGTGTTTTTCATGGTGTTTGTTTAGTGCTGAGTTTATCTCACCTAGTTTTCACTGATAAGTGCCTCATGATTGTTTTCACATTAACTGGAAGCGATCAGCAACTGTTCAATGTAGTTTTATTATTGTAACTGTACACTCCTCTGAGGAGACTAAAttattttagcatatttataGGTCATACTATGTGTCATCGTGTTAATCTGCTTGAACAAATAGCTACCAAGTTATTGTGCAGCATAGCGATTGTGATTGCTTTAAATTCAGCATCATGAACCAGATTATGCTCTTTTTGATCTCTCGTGACACCTGCACGTTGAAGGGCTAAGAGCAGAtacaatttaaagtaaaaaaaaaaaagacagtttgttATTGTAAACTACCCCAGTTCATGTGCTGCGGATATGTGGAAATGTGTCAACTACTTGTGACGTGGAAGTGACTGCAAATAGCTAACCTTCAATTTGTCTCTGACAAAACAGACTCGTTTCACTGTCTACTGAGCGGTATGACGCTGAAGAGAGACTCAATATGATCCATTTCAGTGGATCATTCACACATAGTGTGCCTTAATTCTTGACATGTGCCAGATGGCCCTGACTTCAGAATTGTCTGAAATGAAGAGCATTTTCTGCTCATCAAACAGAGACAACGACAGCGACAGATGTTCAGAGCAGAAAACCAGGAACTGTTATGCCCTGTGTTccaaaatgttccaaaaacaaacactgctgtGATTTTCAAGGAAAATTGCACCTAAAAGACTTTGAGAACAACTGCACCGATGCTTAAGGTACATTAGAGGAGAAACTGCCTGTGAactcaatttgtttttgtagtaaaaGACTGATTTCATTGGTATCTCTGCTTTCAATAGTTGAAATtcgaaatgttgtttttaagacTAGAACTAAATACtgttaatattttcttaaacctTTGTAAACGTCATAAAATTAAActattaaactattttttaaatgagtatTTCCTGACAAGACAAAAGTTAATAGTCTAAAATAAAGCTGgtcttttttgcagtttgcctCTTTTTAAAACGATTACGCTGTCACATCATttctaatgcttttttttggttctaCAGTAGTGTTGCCATACGGATACGATATGAGTTATGAAGACATCAAGTCTAGTCAAATTTCAAAACAATACTACAAAATGCAAGCTGCCGTCATCAGTGTGGAAGGCTGAGTTTTTGAGAGGTAACCTGGTAACACAGGGTCATTTCAAATATTGTAGTTGATATATTGCTTTTATTGGAGTGCacttcatgattttttttcgattgattttgatttttttcccctcatcgCTGCCGTATCAGCATATCATATTTTGTACAGttgtaaaatatatgtaattattgattaacaataaaatacagttgACATACAAAACAGAATTGTGTTTACTTCTGTTGCAGCTATGGGTGTGTTGGAAGAGGACATTTATGTATATAGCGCTGAGCTGCAAATATGTTGCACATCAAAGGttaaatcaaatatatatcATACATCacaaattatccaaaaaaataatgatcacAACTCAAAAGCTGCATATCATGACATAATATTTTAACACCGTCTGTTGCTTAAAGTTATACAAACTCTAATTGTATCATCGTAGGCAGTCCTTACTATATCTATACTATAACACTGCGTGACTGGATTGACACAATCCTTATCTTCTCTCATAGTGACGTAGACGCAGTTGTCCTCGCTGATGTGTTCTGATGTCAGTGACATCAACGGTTACAACCATTGCCAGACACAAGCTTGTGGACTGAAACCAAATCGATTTGACCCCACTATATCAGGGATGATTCAGCCTCAGCCAGAGTCAACAGCAGTTGGGATAGCACCTGAGTCCAGGTGTCTGGAGACCAAACAGTCTGCCAGCcccaaaaacacagctgtgttGAGACCGAGCAGACACTGCTCAGTGTGCTCTCAGATGGTATATGCAGCTATTATGTTCAATATTATAACAACTTTATTGCAGCCTAAGATGTGGGTTTGTACAGTGCACAATATGCAGTGTGTATACATTCTTTGATCGTTTGCTGAGGTTGAGATGATTAAACGTTGCCACAACCACTTGGTCAAGTATTGAGGAAATATAATTGTCGTGGCAAATAGCCACTGGTACAATTATGAAGTAATAATTGAAAATTTTGGGGGATAATTTTACCATGATTACATCCCAAAATGCTTTTTTCGTACTGaagagaaatatatttttagcttCCATATTTAAGAATATCTTACTACAACTTTAAATACAGTGGGTTCCTTTTAACAaaccttaaagagacagttcaccctcAAAACACCTACTTTTcgttttcctcttacctgtagtgctatttataaatCTAGATTATTTGGGTGTGAGCTGACCAGTGTTGATATCCACTGTAGAGATGTCCGCCTTCTCTTTAATttaatagaactagatggcattcagtttttttgtgcttaaaatgacaaaaaataaataaattaaaaaaaaaacataataattaaaaactcaacagcgatgtctctttATGTAGAGATGTACCACTCAGTCGTAGCCCATTTTACAAACCAGTTCATCCTTTGTGGGAGGAGAATTTACATCTGACTTCTTCTCACAGCCAGTGAAATATGACTTCAGTAAGTGTGTACCGGAGTGTGCAGCACACTGAACAGCAGAAGGTTTTCTTTCACCTTGCGGCAACTCCTAACCCTGACACTGCTAATACTGTCATCTGCAGGTAAATGAAGCcctttacttgtatttttacacaacaAATCCTTATTTGATTTACCATGTCATTTATACCCTGTTGTTTTGATAATCAAAAAAcgttttcattttctgtaggATAATGGATCAGAATTGTTATTTCAAGCTAAAACATGCTGGATATGTACAGGATATAACCcgtttgtcttttattgtgtACTGCAGCAACTCTTTGAGACATACATGATAGGTATTCTCATCAAATGTAGCAAACAGACTTCATAGATGACTATCAGTGTTTAATCTAAGGAGTCAGAGCTGGAAAAGGGACACATGTTTTCTACATGCCATAAAGAGTAAGCATCTGTCTGACGTCAAACACAGAaacttatttcaacattttgccattttcacaATAAGATGCTTGTACCCAAAGTGTATTTTTCTCTAAGTGTCTCTTTCCATTTCTGCTGTTTGCCATGAAGGGAATTTAAGAACCATAAACATGTTTGTAGTGTAACCATAGGGGcgtgtgttttatttcagtgaaagAATGATGCAGCAGTTTTCATGCTTATCTGTCTTGTCTCTTCTCTACGTCCCCTTTAGTTAATTTACAGTACATCATGTGGATCTTTGTTTAACCTCCTCTTTTGGAGAGGGTGAATTAATTCAAATGGGTCAGGCCTGGGCTTTGtgtaaatacataataattatTCTGCTGTATTGTGGGATGAAGTGAGGTCAGGGGGTAATTAGTTGGACTGTGTGTAAGGATTGCTGCAGGAAATTACAACTGTTTATGAGTTTTGTGTAGCTGCTTGTTGGATGAATGAGAACATAAAAGTTAAGAATAATAATCCAGTAAGGTGTGCAGGGATGAAACTTCCATGGGTGGTGGGGACAAGGGGCCTGTCCAGTGCACTTTCCTCAGAAGGTAGTATTGGACCCCTCCACTTTTAacagtaaagttaaagttaaattcaataaacaaaaacaaacaaacaaacaaagataaaCTGCAGGCACAAGGAGCATGCACAACAGCTGACAATGGCCAAACTCCACCAAATTACAAAGGAAAAAggatatattatattataagtGGTGGGGTccattattgttgtttgttattgttattgttattgttattattattattattattattattattattattattattattgttattgttattgttattattgttattattattattattattattattattattattattattattattattattattattattatttatattactattactatCCTTCTTACATGCACCATCTCtaatttcattttcaggatCCCATTTGGGTGATTATGATGTCTggcatcaaaagaaaaaagtgtacACTTGTAACATGGAGGCTtattgtttgggttttattgACCAACATCATGTTGCTGCTGTACTGCGTGTTGAACCCAACCCAAGTTAAGATCAGGTAAAAATTTAAAGCATTATTTTATTGAGTGAAGTCCTTTGAGCTGTTTACTTTATACCTTATATGTTATTCACAGGGGCCCACAAAAAGACACGTGTCCTCTCAGTATGGTGAAATTCATGAAGAATAATGTGAGCTCTCAAAGCGCAAAGTGCTCCCCCGCAGTGAACATCATGTTCATGAAGACGCATAAAACTGCCAGTAGCAGCATGCTCAACATCCTCTTCAGATTTGGAGAGAAGCGCAAGCTTAAATTCGCCTTCCCCGATGGACGCAATGACTTCTTCTACCCATCGCCTTTCCTGTGCTCCCAGGTGAAGGACTACAGGCCTGGAGACTGTTTCAACATTGTCTGTAACCACATGCGCTTCGACCATCAGGAAGTCGCCAAGCTCCTGCCTCTAGACGCTGTGTACATCACCATCTTACGTGACCCGGTGGATCTCTTTGAGTCGTCATTTCATTATTATCACAGAGCGATTCCTCTCACATGGAGGATCACTGGAGAGAACAAACTGGCAGAGTTTCTAAACAACCCTCAGACTTTCTACAGCCCAGAGGCTTTCAACTCATTCTACCTCAAAAATCTCCTCTTTTTTGACTTTGGCTTTGACAACAACCTGGAGGCTGATGATCCTCGCATTATGAGCGGTATTCATTACTTATCGAAACATTTTGACCTGGTTCTCATAGCAGAATATTTTGAGGAGTCTCTTATACTGCTAAAGGACAAACTGTGTTGGAGCATGGAGGACATTCTGTATTTCAAACTCAACGCTCGCAAGAGTTCATCCGTGTCCCGTCTGACCTCTGAGTTGAGAGCCAAAGCTTTACAGTGGAATGCAGCTGACTGGAGACTCTATCAGCACTTTAACGCTACCTTCTGGGCCAGAGTTGAGGCTTACGGGAGAGACAGAATGAAACAGGAGGTGAACGAGCTGAAGAGAAGAAATGATGAGATGAAGGCCGTCTGTATCGAGGATGGAGGTGCAGTTGAAGCCCAAAACATTCAGGACAGACGCTTTCTGCCCTGGCAACCAGTTGGAGAGTCCTCCATCCTGGGTTACaacatgaagaaaaatattGATCCGAGATTTAGGacaatctgtgaaaaaatgctCACACCTGAAATACAATACCTATCAGACTTGGGCGTAAGTCTGTGGCTTACTACACTATGGGGCTGGTTTAAAGATGCTGTTTTTAGTTGGACgtgaattaaaacatttacgtagcaattttttttacatacttgaaacaaatgttttcctCTTGTTTCAACAAACCTTAGTTTTATTCTGAGTGATGCATCTGTACTGTTAATTTAGATTTGTCATCTAGAATCTGGAACCCACTTTGGCTGCATAATTCAGCCCGCAGTTATTTCAGGCACCTTCACTCATCATGTGTCGgccatttattttctcctcGCTGTGCTGTACTGTTTTATcattcaacactgtacactatataACAATATTGTGTTTACACCCTTTTAACATTTGATTAAGGCATAAGGAATAAACAGTAAGACTCCATGCACCTAAAGAAGTAAAACTCTGCAATTGATACCTCCGTGGAAAGGTTTACATAATTCATGTTACAGCGATAttgtgcaatgtttttttgcttgattgtcagttgaaagaacaaatgtgtctggagcattttttttggaGCCCACAGGAATCCAAACAGGGTGTGACAGCAACCAGTGATAGCTGCAATGTTGATGAAGGTACACTTCCTACTAGGAGACAGGCAACTCTAGTGTGCCACCTAGAGGCCTGATGCTCAGGTGCAATTGTATGCAATGACTGAGTGTTCATGGCCTCACCTGACCCTGTTATACTTGAAACTGTTTACATGTCTGCATCACTGACAGCAATAATGAGTTGATATGgcatgaaaagcaaaaatatattctgtgtgtacattttaactcatttttagGGATACATGGTCAAAGGTGACAGGTACTGTTCGCAGATTACAGGACCTACTACTGTTGGCTGACTTTACTAGTACAAGCCGTCCTTAAAATCAATAGTCTTGGATCTTTAGCACCAAGTTACACATGCAGGTTAATCTAAAAAAAGAGTTTCATAGACTTGAGTCAGCAGACAATTTTAGTTTAACTattaaattatcttaaaaaagcaaaagtatgTCACCCTGGGGCTAAAAAGTACGTATTATACATGTACTAATGAAGCAGGCCACATGGTAGCACGTTGGAGAGACTTTATGAAGAGTACTGTGTGCATGAGAATTATCAAAGgttttttatataaatgatgTACAAAGGTTACTGTTTAAACTGAAatctatttttgtaaatatggtTTTTGAAAACTTACTTGGAAATATGCTATATATACACAAgttgtatttattataattgtaatatttttactcatttgtcatacatttttttgttgttatacaGATTAAGCAACAACGAGCTGTTGTCGGTGCTCCTTACACTGTTACGTAATTATTTAGTCTCAGAATAAGCCCATAGCTTTTGCTAcctataacatatttttttatttattttttaaccaccaACTATGGAGACAGCCATTAAATAATGTGCCTTATCAGTCAGGTGATTTCTTTACAGCCGCATTTATGTATACGTAccatttaataaaatgcaatgtaACTGCATATTTATGCCTCCACAGAgtgttatttttccattttcttggTAAAGAATTACTAGGCTGGTAAAGAGAGTGACAAATGAAGCATGAGTTTGTGGCTGAAAAGGCCAAATACAGCAATCTGGAAATAGATAATCTATCATTGTCACTGACTTACAGACATCAGTCTGCTTACTCGGACATTTGAGTTCCCTTTGAGCTTAATACCAGATGCATTTTTGAAATTacataattggaaaaaaaaaaaccctataaaaataactgtttaatTATGAAAAGGACACCAAATATGCATCCACCATATAATTTGAAAAAGCTTGCAAACATGCTATTAGAACCCTTCCATGTCCTTTAATCAagttattcatttaatttgttgATACTGTTTGATTTGTTGAACCTGTTGATACACTTTAAGATGACATGTGCCGGTTAAGTTAAATGACAGCAGTAAATTAAAAGCTGGCAGTTCAACTAATCTAATGAATGTTTTGACACATATGATATATTCGAGAtgataaatcaaaaacattgaCAGATCTTCAACACATTAAATCATGTTTAATTTACTCATTTACAATCTGGGAGGAGAAACGATGCTTTACAAACAACAGGAAAAGTTAGGGGGGGGACGAGGTGACAGGAACCATTGCTCCATCTTCATGGTGGTCTGGACAGTCAGACAGCTTCCACAGGTCCTCCAGCAGCCGCTGCCAGCCTCGGCATGTCTCTGAGCACATTGTCCTTGTTGACTGATGCTTGTTTCAGGTGTGAAGTCCAGAAGAATGGATCATGGAAGTGTGACAACAGTTGCACTTTAGCCTCAGGTAACCCCGCGGCGTCCTATTCCTCGTCTTTGTTCTCATAattgtgtttgatgtgtttccatAGTTTCTACAATGAATCAAATAGTTGGTAAGGTTAGACATTTTATGTGAACTGACAGGTTATATCGACAAACAGAGCTGTAAAAGTCGCAATAGCTCGTCTTAGCGGGCAAGCTAGCTTAGCTAACGCTAGCACCGCTGCGCCCTCTGCTTACAAGGTCAGGATAAAAACAGCGTCAAAACACCGAAGGGACACACTTACCCCGCGATTCATTTGCTCAAAAATCGCATCACCACCTTGGTCAAATAATCGCTCGAAGAAGACCGCTCCAACCATGATGGTTATAGCGAAAGTGGACGTCCTCCTGAAGAGCAGATTGTACACGGACTTTGCCAGCGCCATGTCGGTGGAATAACGCAGTGCGCAGGACCGGAAGCTTGGTCAAAGCACGTCTGTTTTCGTTTATGGCCCTGCAAAGACACCGTACACTTTTTCGCATAAGTTGTGTGCATATTGTTCgtgttttttcaagaaaatatcgCAAAGGAGGACGACATTATTACGCCGATGGTTTGTGCTATTTCCCGTTTATATTTAGCATATAGAGGGATCGAAAGCAAACTTCCATTCGTGTTACAAGAAGTGATTGTGTAAAGATTAGCATGTGAGCTAATGTTTGCTAACTATCCAGATCGAGCAACACTGTGGGCAAAGTTTATCTTAttgtcctttcttttctttactgcttcgttttattttattttattttttaacgtCCCCGAGACAGAATAATTCTTTATGTCCTAAGATGGTAGCACTTCATATTTAGGTGGTACCAATTTTCTTTGACAAATTGAACTGTAGAAATAAGAATATGTCTGTATTAATTATGTATGTCTATATTTGTCTATATGTCTTTATTTaatcatgtaaatatttgttttccataataatgattaaaaaaaagagattcgAGCAAATGTATAGGGATATTAGCGTTTGCTTCGCTTGATTATTTAGGGAGATATTTGTCCGAGCATAAAACTGTTGATATACTTTCTAAacagtatatctatctatatctatatatctatatatatctaaaCAGTTTAGTACCTTCAGGATTTGGATGATTTTATTAGAGCAAGACAGGAAGTCTTAGgcgttttcaaaataaatgcacctCTATTACTAAAGCAATAGATGGCAGCAGAAAGCTACTAGCACCGCTTGTCCTTCTTCATGATATTGcttatgttgtgtgtttgatATCAGGCTGGATGTAGTTTGTACctacatgctgttttttgtgtccTAAATCTAATCTGCAATCACACGTTGGACttctacataaaaacaaatgtgtctgatgcaaaagtaaacaaacaaatgagaccACAATTACTTTATGTAAATGTAAGCAAACCTGCTTTGATTGGGAAGTCTCAAATGTCAAAACAGATCAATACTAGTTCCATGATTAGGCGTGAATTAAGTCAGTGAATTGACTGAGGATGAATCATGAATAATTAATCTTGTTTCAATATGAGGGTTTGCTGCCCATTtatatctttgggttttagactgttggacaatcagagaaaataaactgtaatttgaAGAGGTCATCTTGGACTTTGGGATAATTTGATTGGCATTTTTgactatctatttatttttctcccatAAATCAGAAAGAAAGATACTTGGGCAGTTTGCTTGGCTAAAgtcccccccccctcttttttttaaaggacaggCTAGTTTTGTCAATGAATCAGCTCGTGCATAATGATACATAATATGGGAAATGATCACACAGTTGATGTGTCATACTGAAACCATTTCGGTCAGCGCAGCTATTCCCTCTCCATGTGTTGACAGAGGAGTTATTGAAATGCGTTTCATTTCTGTTCGCTGTCTTTCAGGAATTTAAAAGGTGACTTCTTGCTGGTTTTAGCACATAACCTGCACCATGGGGAAGAGATACTACTGTGACTACTGTGACCGTTCCTTCCAGGACAACATGcataacaggaaaaaacatcTGAACGGTGTTCAGCATCACAGAGCTAAAAAGGCCTGGTATGATTATTTTAGAGGTGAGACTTACTGTTGGTCCTTCGACCTTTGAGATGTGGTTgcaatgaatataaaatgttatgctttatttttatgactaatacttttttgtgatggaaatgtgtttgttttaaagcagaCCATGGTGCCGTAGATTACAATTTCTTCTAAGTTTTAAACCTATTAAAGCATGCTTACATTTCGTTATGCCATCTTGGTTGCCCACCTGTTTACTTTATGATAATAGATTATATAAATAATCCCTGACAACACtatcatttgtctttttacagACTCTTCAGCCATTCTGTATGATGAGCAAACAAAGAAACCTTGCAGGAAGTTTCTCCAAAAAGGTTACAGAACACTTCAACCAAGCGTTTGTCCTATAACCAGGACATTCtcttaaataacattttgttataatcttttttttttctttttttaaggaatttgTGATTTTGGCCCTAATTGCAGATTTTCCCACATGTCTGAAGAGGATCTGTTTAACTTAAAAAGACAGGTGGAAGGTAAGCTGACACCATCATTGAGACTGTGGTTGAGAACTTTTTGATTGTAATACATTGTGATGTTAATGTTCTGATTTCAGCTGGTCGGAAAGAAGCACAAGAATCATTTCCCAACTACgtgataaaaaatgtattctctCGTAGAAACTAACCTCCAGCAAGCCTTCACAGTGGAAAGTGCCTCCTTAATGATAAACAAATGCCTcctcaataataaaaaaaaaaatgtaattaccaAGTGTGTTAATGAATGGGGGTTGGGGTCATATTGGGTCTTagttataaaaacacattcacaataTAAAGCCTGCAGACGTTTGGGGCAACTTAAGGTGAGCAAAATTCTTGCACAAAAAACTAAGAACAGCCCAGGTGCAAGTGACCTAGAGTTAAGGGGGTTGTTTTATATTCCCTCCACCTAGGTTTCAGAAAGCACAAATTTCACCCTCAAACAGCACTGAAGTCTCAAAAGGGCCCAGAGACGAGAGTTTCTGGCTGACATAAGGTCTGTGGTCGATTAAGGAAGGATCAGACtgccctgagtgtgtgtgtgtctctttgcctCTCTTAAGCTCTCAGAAAGGCTGTTGTCACACCCTGATTGGCCAAGAGGGCAAAATGCACCAAGCTGCTCTCAATTCTTAATTAGGAGTCAGTCCTCACACCCTGCGCAACAGGTGATCTGAATAACCCTCTAATCAACTTCATGAAATTGTTATATCCAGCaaatagaaaaaaggaaatgtcagCCAAATACCGCTACAACATCACAGGCCCCCAAAGTAATATGCCTTATATTTAATGCACATATATTTAACAAATATAAATCGTGTTATCTGAATGATTTGTTCAATAATGAGGTCAGCATTCAACCTTGTTCTCACAGATGATCAACGCAGTCTATATTTAATGTCTCAAATGTAATGTTGCACATTGAACAGAAAAAGGCAAGCACGCCAAGTACCTCGGGTTTCCACTTTCTCATGTGTTCCATAATAAAACTAATAGTAAACAAATGGAAattgccaagtttttttttactccagaTAACTGTGTGGATCGCGATTTGTTGACAGGGgtgaaatttaatttctttcagatGAAAAACGGCAGAGAGAggactctgcacacaaaatgatgCCTGGGCGAAGTGTAGAAGAATGGCTCTCCAGAAGGCAAAAGAGGCAAACTGCCCTCGGTATCAAAGGGTAggcactttcatttttttttgtttcgacACTTATTCATACATGGTTAGCATCACTAATGGTTATTCCTGTTGATTTAGAATTCAAGTGTTCAATTATTTATCTctgcagagatttaaaaaataaggacGACAGTGAAGAGGGACAGGAAGAAAGTGACATACCTCAACAGCTCCTCTCGGTCAATGACCTGCCGCCCTCTCTCATGCCTCCTCCTCCAGGCGGATGGAAAGTCAAACTGAACACAGACTGGGGCTGAAAGATATTCATTCCAAGGTTCAAATCAGTGAAGTGGATATGTGACATTaatagaaagagaaacaaaatacatttatgttCATATTTCAGGGGTTAACAGTTTGAAATGAAGTTTACAGTTGAGtctaaaaatcattttgttccgtttttataatttgaaaaatgagaataaaacattttgtatgCTGGACAGTATAGGCAGTTTACTCTGAAAGAACTGTTCATTTATTACATCTCACGTAAGATGTCAAGTTTCTTGCATCTAAATATGAAACATTGCtgtttaatatgaa encodes:
- the gal3st1b gene encoding galactosylceramide sulfotransferase; its protein translation is MMSGIKRKKCTLVTWRLIVWVLLTNIMLLLYCVLNPTQVKIRGPQKDTCPLSMVKFMKNNVSSQSAKCSPAVNIMFMKTHKTASSSMLNILFRFGEKRKLKFAFPDGRNDFFYPSPFLCSQVKDYRPGDCFNIVCNHMRFDHQEVAKLLPLDAVYITILRDPVDLFESSFHYYHRAIPLTWRITGENKLAEFLNNPQTFYSPEAFNSFYLKNLLFFDFGFDNNLEADDPRIMSGIHYLSKHFDLVLIAEYFEESLILLKDKLCWSMEDILYFKLNARKSSSVSRLTSELRAKALQWNAADWRLYQHFNATFWARVEAYGRDRMKQEVNELKRRNDEMKAVCIEDGGAVEAQNIQDRRFLPWQPVGESSILGYNMKKNIDPRFRTICEKMLTPEIQYLSDLGVSLWLTTLWGWFKDAVFSWT
- the zmat5 gene encoding zinc finger matrin-type protein 5, whose amino-acid sequence is MGKRYYCDYCDRSFQDNMHNRKKHLNGVQHHRAKKAWYDYFRDSSAILYDEQTKKPCRKFLQKGICDFGPNCRFSHMSEEDLFNLKRQVEDEKRQREDSAHKMMPGRSVEEWLSRRQKRQTALGIKGDLKNKDDSEEGQEESDIPQQLLSVNDLPPSLMPPPPGGWKVKLNTDWG